In Musa acuminata AAA Group cultivar baxijiao chromosome BXJ3-9, Cavendish_Baxijiao_AAA, whole genome shotgun sequence, a single genomic region encodes these proteins:
- the LOC135648700 gene encoding uncharacterized protein LOC135648700, with product MSPFVPFPAPQSPRLACGRNTSWEVSYAFEMTVVNEAFGRLTGRQVFDELAVVLANVVGVSSKALIYMCMRRFIRSSTLLMRLGGSEWNSCGHAATQQLPIPHSKSIPSHRMSPTQVCSPSPSFSPIDPPTACVFSENYLVRKKLMEEFEEADILWPDYDRDEDELTEEWHAGLGTRRRTSSPVEIPSRPQPVRSWTLGFASSDRVHGDDDDKDDGGKTHNVPPHVMVTRRIADKTSFSVCVGTGRTLKGRDLRQVRNSILRMTGFLER from the coding sequence ATGTCGCCATTCGTCCCTTTCCCGGCGCCTCAGTCGCCCCGACTTGCCTGCGGGAGAAACACGAGTTGGGAGGTATCCTACGCCTTCGAAATGACTGTGGTGAATGAAGCTTTTGGGCGACTCACAGGGCGCCAAGTGTTCGACGAATTAGCAGTTGTCTTAGCTAATGTCGTCGGCGTTTCGAGCAAAGCTCTTATTTATATGTGCATGAGAAGATTCATTCGGAGCTCAACATTGTTAATGAGGTTGGGCGGGTCCGAATGGAATAGCTGCGGCCACGCGGCGACGCAACAGTTGCCGATCCCGCACTCTAAATCCATCCCCTCCCACCGCATGTCGCCCACGCAAGTTTGCTCACCTTCCCCCTCCTTTTCTCCGATAGATCCCCCCACCGCATGCGTCTTCTCGGAGAACTACTTGGTGAGGAAGAAGCTGATGGAAGAATTCGAGGAAGCCGATATCCTGTGGCCCGACTACGATCGCGACGAGGACGAGCTCACCGAGGAGTGGCACGCCGGACTCGGAACTCGGCGGAGGACGTCCAGCCCCGTCGAGATCCCCTCGAGACCTCAACCGGTTCGTTCTTGGACGCTGGGCTTCGCCAGTTCCGACCGCGTTCACGGTGACGATGATGATAAAGACGACGGAGGCAAAACCCACAACGTCCCGCCGCACGTCATGGTGACCCGCAGGATCGCCGACAAGACGTCCTTCTCGGTGTGTGTCGGCACCGGCAGGACGCTCAAGGGACGGGATCTGAGGCAGGTCAGGAACTCCATCCTGCGGATGACCGGATTCCTGGAGAGATGA
- the LOC135648768 gene encoding MADS-box transcription factor 32-like isoform X2 gives MGRGRTEIKRIENPIQRQSTFYKRRDGLFKKARELSVLCDADLLLLLFSSSGKLYQYHSPSVASAKELIERYEVAAQTQIRGDRRLERNAEMEMVEKLCDTLERELRFMKVDEGQQYSLPDLGLLEHNLETAIGKVRVEMDRKIGAQIHKLETMVRDRQQERYGLCDKIARVQTLRGMEADGSASSTPGLDLRLGLN, from the exons ATGGGGAGAGGGAGAACGGAGATAAAGAGGATAGAGAACCCGATCCAGAGGCAGTCCACTTTCTATAAAAGAAGGGACGGCCTGTTTAAGAAAGCCAGGGAGCTCTCTGTTCTCTGCGACgccgacctcctcctcctcctcttttcctcttcCGGCAAGCTGTATCAGTATCACTCCCCTTCGGTCGCCAG TGCCAAGGAGCTCATAGAACGGTATGAGGTGGCCGCCCAAACACAGATTCGGGGAGACCGTCGCTTG GAACGGAACGCAGAGATGGAGATGGTGGAGAAACTGTGCGACACTTTAGAGAGAGAGCTCAG ATTCATGAAGGTTGACGAGGGACAGCAGTACTCGCTGCCGGATCTGGGCCTTCTGGAGCACAACTTGGAGACGGCCATCGGCAAGGTCCGAGTGGAGATGGACCGGAAGATAGGGGCACAGATCCACAAACTCGAAACCATG GTAAGAGATCGCCAACAAGAAAGATATGGTCTGTGCGACAAG ATTGCACGAGTGCAGACGCTTAGAGGCATGGAAGCAGATGGATCTGCCTCTTCAACTCCAGGACTGGACCTGAGACTGG GTCTAAATTAA
- the LOC135648526 gene encoding protein S40-1-like: MEELYEWEVMWPEDNNDGPIGSANSHGSTRKTAPGARSPPSSCAAPLDIPSARPSPGRACGSGDGEEEIEWAPPHVVASRRSAEGKVAFSLCSGLGRTLKGRDLLHVRNSVLRMTGFLEG, translated from the coding sequence ATGGAGGAGTTGTACGAGTGGGAGGTGATGTGGCCGGAGGACAACAACGACGGGCCCATCGGCTCCGCCAACAGTCACGGCTCGACCCGGAAGACGGCGCCGGGCGCTCGGAGTCCGCCTTCCTCGTGCGCGGCGCCGCTGGACATCCCGAGCGCCCGACCAAGTCCCGGGCGTGCATGCGGCAGCGGCGACGGGGAGGAGGAGATCGAGTGGGCGCCGCCGCATGTTGTGGCGTCGCGACGCAGCGCGGAGGGGAAGGTGGCATTCTCGCTGTGCTCCGGCCTCGGGAGGACGCTCAAAGGCCGGGATCTCCTCCACGTCCGTAACTCCGTGCTCCGCATGACCGGCTTCCTCGAAGGATGA
- the LOC135648768 gene encoding MADS-box transcription factor 32-like isoform X1, which yields MGRGRTEIKRIENPIQRQSTFYKRRDGLFKKARELSVLCDADLLLLLFSSSGKLYQYHSPSVASAKELIERYEVAAQTQIRGDRRLERNAEMEMVEKLCDTLERELRFMKVDEGQQYSLPDLGLLEHNLETAIGKVRVEMDRKIGAQIHKLETMVRDRQQERYGLCDKIARVQTLRGMEADGSASSTPGLDLRLGTYSSVDTWLGSSPWFSAHF from the exons ATGGGGAGAGGGAGAACGGAGATAAAGAGGATAGAGAACCCGATCCAGAGGCAGTCCACTTTCTATAAAAGAAGGGACGGCCTGTTTAAGAAAGCCAGGGAGCTCTCTGTTCTCTGCGACgccgacctcctcctcctcctcttttcctcttcCGGCAAGCTGTATCAGTATCACTCCCCTTCGGTCGCCAG TGCCAAGGAGCTCATAGAACGGTATGAGGTGGCCGCCCAAACACAGATTCGGGGAGACCGTCGCTTG GAACGGAACGCAGAGATGGAGATGGTGGAGAAACTGTGCGACACTTTAGAGAGAGAGCTCAG ATTCATGAAGGTTGACGAGGGACAGCAGTACTCGCTGCCGGATCTGGGCCTTCTGGAGCACAACTTGGAGACGGCCATCGGCAAGGTCCGAGTGGAGATGGACCGGAAGATAGGGGCACAGATCCACAAACTCGAAACCATG GTAAGAGATCGCCAACAAGAAAGATATGGTCTGTGCGACAAG ATTGCACGAGTGCAGACGCTTAGAGGCATGGAAGCAGATGGATCTGCCTCTTCAACTCCAGGACTGGACCTGAGACTGGGTACTTACTCATCTGTCGATACTTGGCTTGGCAGCTCCCCGTGGTTCTCAGCTCATTTCTGA
- the LOC103997041 gene encoding VQ motif-containing protein 4 yields MENLHHGFHENEQQSSHPTSPYSNSSSNNGSSSSSNGVTAAAAAAACSPTPLTPQSLPKSVDTNPFPTTFIQADASSFKQVVQMLTGSVVTAAKHAGATAAPPTKNLVSPAAKATGPKKPTFKLHERRGSLKNLKMISPMIPGFVKTDPSSPMGVAFFSRRQPEILSPSMLDLPSLNLSPVTPLIPDPFNRTPQPSPAAATGAAMSAEDRAIAERGFYFHPSPKTTPRGSEPPRLLPLFPVTSPRPSSASAAGTSI; encoded by the coding sequence ATGGAAAACCTTCACCATGGATTCCATGAGAACGAGCAGCAATCTTCCCATCCCACCTCCCCTTACTCCAACTCCAGCAGTAAcaacggcagcagcagcagcagcaatggtGTGACAGCAGCTGCAGCAGCGGCCGCTTGTTCGCCCACACCTCTCACTCCCCAGTCCTTACCGAAATCCGTCGACACCAATCCTTTCCCCACCACTTTCATCCAGGCTGACGCCTCTTCCTTCAAGCAAGTAGTCCAGATGCTCACAGGCTCCGTGGTGACGGCCGCCAAGCACGCCGGCGCCACCGCAGCGCCGCCAACCAAGAACTTGGTTTCGCCCGCCGCGAAGGCCACCGGCCCCAAGAAGCCAACTTTTAAGCTCCATGAGCGCCGGGGCAGCCTCAAGAACCTGAAGATGATAAGCCCAATGATCCCAGGTTTCGTCAAGACCGACCCGAGTTCTCCCATGGGCGTGGCCTTCTTCTCCCGGAGGCAGCCGGAGATCCTCTCGCCGAGCATGCTGGACCTGCCGTCGTTGAACCTCAGCCCCGTCACGCCTTTGATCCCCGATCCGTTCAACCGGACGCCGCAACCCAGTCCGGCCGCCGCCACCGGAGCAGCGATGTCGGCCGAGGACCGGGCGATTGCCGAGAGGGGGTTCTACTTCCACCCTTCGCCAAAGACCACGCCGAGGGGCTCGGAGCCGCCGAGGCTGCTGCCGCTGTTCCCGGTCACGTCCCCGAGACCGTCATCGGCTTCGGCTGCCGGCACTTCCATTTAG
- the LOC103997280 gene encoding early nodulin-like protein 3, with amino-acid sequence MEASKGLAALLLVAGVTMALMDSAGAYVFYAGGRDGWVLHPSESYGDWAERNRFQVADTIVFKYKKGEDSVLVVSKQDYDACDVSKPIRKLDGGDSVFKFDRSGPFYFISGAPGNCQQGQKLVVVVMAVRNCPPISSPPSLPPSPPPTSDTPPASSPSPAPVSHGPAPRPFPKPHPPTPAPSAAPVPGSPPPKSSVGAVSGPGISPAPAPVEPASSSSSSSYASNWSLVTVLLLMVLGASSFA; translated from the exons ATGGAGGCTTCGAAAGGCTTGGCTGCTCTGCTCCTTGTTGCTGGGGTTACCATGGCGTTGATGGACTCAGCTGGGGCTTACGTCTTCTACGCTGGAGGGAGGGATGGCTGGGTGCTGCATCCCTCCGAGAGTTATGGTGATTGGGCAGAGAGGAATAGGTTTCAGGTTGCTGACACCATTG TGTTCAAGTACAAGAAGGGGGAGGACTCTGTTCTGGTGGTGAGCAAGCAGGATTACGATGCATGCGACGTGAGCAAACCGATCCGGAAGCTCGATGGAGGCGATTCCGTGTTCAAGTTCGATCGGTCGGGGCCGTTCTACTTCATCAGCGGCGCGCCGGGGAACTGCCAACAGGGGCAGAAGCTGGTGGTGGTGGTCATGGCCGTGAGGAACTGTCCGCCCATCTCTTCTCCTCCATCCCTCCCTCCGTCGCCACCTCCTACTTCCGACACGCCCCCTGCTTCATCTCCTTCACCTGCACCAGTATCCCATGGTCCTGCGCCACGCCCATTTCCGAAACCCCATCCTCCAACCCCAGCACCATCCGCAGCTCCCGTGCCCGGGTCTCCTCCTCCTAAATCCTCGGTTGGCGCCGTGTCTGGTCCTGGGATATCGCCGGCACCAGCTCCCGTCGAACCGGCCTCCTCTTCGTCATCCTCCTCGTACGCATCGAACTGGTCCCTGGTGACGGTGCTGCTGCTCATGGTTCTCGGTGCTTCCTCCTTCGCCTAA